In Halorhabdus rudnickae, the following proteins share a genomic window:
- a CDS encoding DNA-3-methyladenine glycosylase family protein, which translates to MDSGTLSTDAVGPFDLQSTLESGQTYLWSREDGTMYDRSDTYGGNAWYSTVVRPEHATPDDPLSTTAGPQVIRVRQVDGRIEWTATFDAEVTLRRRLRLGDDLTTIRKRTPDDPILDAAFDRYWGMRVVRDPPFETLISFICSAQMRVARIYDMQRALAREFGESVTVDGKTYHAFPTPDTLASATEAQLRDLGLGYRAPYVQRSAEMVADGEARPEEAAELTYEQARESLTRFVGVGEKVADCVALFSLGFLEAVPLDTWIQTTIAEYFPECDGENYAETSRAIRERLGGEYAGYAQTYVFHHLRNGGEASD; encoded by the coding sequence ATGGACTCCGGGACGCTATCGACTGATGCAGTCGGGCCGTTCGATCTGCAGTCGACACTCGAGAGCGGACAGACCTATCTCTGGAGCCGTGAGGACGGGACGATGTACGACCGCTCTGATACCTACGGCGGCAACGCCTGGTACTCGACAGTGGTTCGACCGGAGCATGCCACGCCGGACGACCCTCTTAGCACGACTGCAGGACCACAGGTGATCCGTGTCCGGCAAGTCGACGGTCGTATCGAGTGGACCGCGACGTTCGACGCCGAGGTTACCCTCCGCCGCAGGCTCCGCCTCGGGGACGACCTGACGACGATCCGGAAGCGGACTCCCGACGATCCGATCCTGGACGCGGCGTTCGACCGCTACTGGGGGATGCGCGTGGTACGCGATCCGCCTTTCGAGACGTTGATCTCGTTCATCTGTTCGGCTCAGATGCGCGTCGCCCGCATTTACGACATGCAACGGGCACTCGCCCGGGAGTTCGGCGAGTCCGTCACCGTCGACGGCAAGACGTATCACGCCTTTCCCACGCCTGACACCCTCGCGTCGGCGACAGAGGCGCAATTGCGTGATCTCGGCTTGGGCTATCGGGCACCGTACGTACAGCGAAGCGCAGAGATGGTGGCGGATGGCGAGGCCCGTCCCGAGGAAGCGGCCGAATTGACCTACGAACAGGCCCGCGAATCGCTCACGCGGTTCGTCGGCGTCGGCGAGAAGGTCGCCGACTGTGTCGCACTGTTCTCGCTTGGCTTTCTCGAAGCGGTACCACTGGACACCTGGATCCAGACGACCATCGCGGAGTACTTCCCGGAGTGCGATGGGGAAAACTACGCCGAGACGTCGCGGGCGATCCGCGAACGCCTCGGTGGGGAGTATGCGGGCTACGCCCAGACCTACGTCTTCCATCATCTCCGGAACGGCGGCGAAGCGTCGGATTGA
- a CDS encoding acylphosphatase, with translation MSERTHAHVHVTGRVQGVFFRATTRERAAEHDVDGWVKNLADGRVEAVFEGAEESVEAMIEFCHEGSPQARVEDVEVEYQEPTGSDGFQIRR, from the coding sequence ATGAGCGAACGCACGCATGCCCACGTCCACGTCACCGGACGAGTCCAGGGTGTGTTTTTCCGGGCGACGACGCGCGAACGGGCGGCCGAACACGATGTCGACGGCTGGGTAAAGAACCTCGCCGATGGCCGCGTCGAAGCGGTCTTTGAAGGGGCCGAAGAATCAGTCGAGGCTATGATCGAGTTCTGCCACGAGGGGAGTCCCCAGGCTCGCGTCGAAGACGTCGAGGTCGAGTATCAGGAGCCGACGGGTTCGGACGGCTTCCAGATCCGTCGCTAA
- a CDS encoding DUF555 domain-containing protein produces the protein MNCRVVVEAAVPVYDVETADEAVRIAISKTGEMLNPDLNYVEINMGARKCPHCGEEMDPAFIAADESLVALELEMTVFNVERDEHAARIARKEIGQRLENIPLDVLEIEEIETEDDGDDSEAEDNDDSEADEETASTDEQNGSSEDTSPTGPAREDDVLPEFEELIDE, from the coding sequence ATGAACTGTCGCGTTGTCGTCGAAGCTGCCGTCCCAGTCTACGACGTGGAGACCGCAGACGAGGCGGTGCGCATCGCGATCTCGAAGACGGGGGAGATGCTCAACCCCGACCTCAATTACGTCGAAATCAACATGGGGGCTCGCAAGTGTCCACATTGTGGTGAGGAGATGGACCCCGCCTTCATCGCAGCCGACGAGAGTCTGGTCGCCCTCGAACTCGAGATGACCGTTTTCAATGTCGAGCGCGACGAACACGCCGCCCGAATCGCCCGCAAGGAGATCGGACAGCGCTTAGAGAACATCCCGCTTGACGTCCTCGAAATCGAAGAGATCGAGACCGAAGACGACGGTGACGACAGTGAAGCCGAAGACAATGACGACAGTGAAGCCGACGAAGAGACGGCATCGACGGACGAGCAGAACGGATCGAGCGAGGACACGTCCCCGACCGGGCCAGCCCGTGAAGACGACGTGTTACCGGAGTTCGAGGAACTGATCGACGAGTAA